In Acidobacteriota bacterium, a genomic segment contains:
- a CDS encoding peptidoglycan DD-metalloendopeptidase family protein, translating to MTRRSRTRSTDTRCSESGPLVPRRRRRAAAARLVPAALACALVAGLTGARAEDAGRHESLATAYDREIEALQKELDGLSGEQETVNHDVEALSIHEAVSRRQFEKASWGRDAAAREAARLTRECAELEKGAASARERARAALRETYKQGGGTGYASLLSVEGPADLMRGLQSLDVLSRRQSDAVVDYSRRRREAADGAARLKLEQAALSRSAEEARAESDRLHEARAARLVLLDRLQKDRTLQTSALQELQRAMLALNDSIASLPQGSSPGAGAVSFSRLEGGLPWPARGAITVSFGSIRNPRFGTVTPHPGIEIRVEPGAPVRSVGVGRVVFDRRYGSYGRTVVVDHGERYLSVYAHLAASTVVEGAEVAPGQQIGFAGEGDARDKSFVYFEIRHQGKAIDPAGWLRRSRAESGGTP from the coding sequence ATGACGCGCCGATCCCGGACACGGTCGACGGACACCCGCTGTTCTGAGTCCGGTCCCCTGGTCCCGCGGCGCCGCCGACGCGCGGCGGCCGCCCGGCTCGTTCCGGCCGCTCTCGCCTGTGCGCTCGTCGCCGGTCTCACGGGTGCACGCGCGGAGGATGCCGGCCGCCACGAGAGCCTGGCGACCGCGTACGATCGCGAGATCGAGGCCCTCCAGAAGGAGCTCGACGGGCTCAGCGGCGAGCAGGAGACGGTGAACCACGACGTCGAGGCGCTGTCCATCCACGAGGCCGTGAGCCGCCGGCAGTTCGAGAAAGCGAGCTGGGGCCGGGACGCTGCGGCCCGTGAGGCGGCGCGCCTGACCAGAGAGTGCGCGGAGCTCGAGAAAGGCGCCGCATCCGCTCGGGAGCGGGCCCGGGCTGCGCTCCGAGAGACCTATAAACAAGGTGGGGGGACCGGCTACGCGTCTCTCCTGTCCGTGGAGGGCCCGGCGGATCTCATGCGCGGGCTGCAGAGCCTCGACGTCCTGTCGCGGCGGCAGAGCGACGCCGTCGTCGACTATTCGCGCCGGCGGCGCGAGGCGGCCGACGGGGCCGCGAGGTTGAAACTCGAGCAGGCGGCGCTCTCTCGCTCGGCGGAGGAGGCCCGGGCGGAATCCGACCGGCTCCACGAGGCGCGCGCCGCGCGTCTAGTCCTTCTCGATCGCCTCCAGAAGGACCGAACCCTCCAGACGAGCGCGCTTCAGGAACTGCAGCGCGCGATGTTGGCCCTGAACGATTCCATCGCCTCGCTTCCTCAGGGCTCCTCTCCCGGCGCGGGTGCGGTGTCGTTCAGCCGTCTCGAGGGGGGGCTTCCTTGGCCGGCCCGGGGCGCCATCACCGTGTCGTTCGGCTCCATCCGGAATCCCCGTTTCGGCACCGTGACACCCCATCCGGGGATCGAGATCCGCGTCGAGCCGGGCGCTCCCGTCCGCAGTGTCGGCGTCGGGCGCGTTGTCTTCGACCGTCGCTACGGGAGTTATGGGCGGACGGTTGTGGTAGACCATGGCGAGAGATATCTTTCGGTCTACGCGCATCTCGCGGCCTCCACCGTCGTAGAGGGGGCCGAAGTCGCTCCCGGCCAGCAGATCGGCTTCGCCGGGGAAGGGGACGCGCGGGACAAGTCATTTGTTTATTTCGAGATACGTCATCAAGGGAAGGCGATCGATCCGGCCGGCTGGCTGAGGCGATCGCGCGCGGAATCTGGAGGTACCCCCTGA
- a CDS encoding cyclic nucleotide-binding domain-containing protein: protein MREFLKKTYLFSELEEAELDRVSGRLKRHEFVAGERIIQENEPADRCYMILSGTVRVTSSFSGKEDFYTILNPGDHFGEISLIDGLAPSATVMAEEPTTALSISHDDLRVFLEKDPRLAGKLLHAMLRALCHRLRETDQSLAFTRFMMRQEHP, encoded by the coding sequence ATGAGGGAATTCCTCAAGAAAACGTATCTCTTCTCCGAGCTGGAGGAAGCCGAGCTCGATCGCGTGTCGGGACGGTTGAAGCGTCACGAGTTCGTCGCGGGGGAACGTATCATACAGGAGAACGAGCCGGCCGATCGTTGCTACATGATTCTCTCCGGCACGGTTCGCGTCACCTCGAGCTTCTCGGGGAAGGAGGACTTCTACACGATCCTCAACCCGGGAGATCACTTCGGGGAGATTTCGCTCATCGACGGGCTCGCGCCTTCGGCGACTGTCATGGCGGAGGAGCCGACGACCGCCCTCTCGATCTCGCACGACGACCTGAGGGTGTTTCTCGAAAAGGATCCCCGCCTCGCCGGAAAGCTGCTCCACGCGATGCTGCGCGCCCTGTGCCACCGGCTCCGCGAGACCGACCAGTCGCTCGCTTTCACGCGGTTCATGATGCGCCAGGAGCACCCTTGA
- a CDS encoding tetratricopeptide repeat protein → MGRTMNGVAAVWLVVVALTGSIAASPGAPPAAVLPAPGSAGHADSYYYYCLFQQSLMQRDYGRALSFLEKAADADPNAPLLAMELGRAYLGMDELDRAESQARRAATLAPDSVEARRLLAEIYKQYVAHADDIDDSLFARASAAFADLVAADPTDGETRIALARLYLSKGLFMQATEILRAQIASDPNSVDAYFLLGESLIRTRQTDEARKLLGDAARQHPENPDLQRALGDAFEASGDLDAALGIRRALAVAHSDRPSLRFQLARLLLRMKRSDEAAVEAEGLLVSLRGATADDDRDVDQRATYMLLIEAHSDGGRLEEAVKACDRAEKEFPTEARFTLKKAELLLLTGREGDAEALIKAVATRGGADGPGKPEASEVFFRAGATKERDGDIAAAEHFLRRSIEADPTNHAALNYLGFLLADRGEKLQESLAMIQRALSLDEGNGAYLDSLGWALYRLRRYDEAEAPLRAAARAIPDEAVVQDHLGDLYWAVGRKDEAVRAWEAAIRIGIADPDSLKKKISRAGATATPGP, encoded by the coding sequence TTGGGGCGAACGATGAACGGCGTCGCCGCCGTGTGGCTGGTGGTCGTCGCGCTCACGGGATCGATCGCTGCATCGCCGGGCGCGCCGCCGGCCGCCGTGCTGCCGGCACCCGGATCGGCCGGGCATGCCGATTCCTATTACTACTACTGTCTTTTCCAGCAGTCTCTCATGCAACGCGACTACGGGCGCGCCCTGTCGTTCCTCGAAAAGGCCGCCGATGCGGATCCGAACGCCCCGCTCCTCGCGATGGAGCTGGGACGCGCGTACCTCGGAATGGACGAGCTCGATCGCGCGGAGTCGCAGGCGCGCCGCGCAGCCACGCTCGCTCCGGATTCGGTCGAGGCCAGGCGCCTCCTCGCGGAAATCTACAAGCAGTACGTCGCGCACGCCGACGACATCGACGACTCTCTCTTCGCCAGGGCGTCCGCCGCCTTCGCGGACCTCGTCGCGGCGGATCCGACGGACGGCGAGACGCGGATCGCGCTCGCGCGGCTCTATCTGTCCAAGGGGCTGTTCATGCAGGCGACGGAGATTCTGCGCGCGCAGATCGCCTCCGATCCGAACTCGGTGGACGCTTACTTCCTTCTGGGCGAGTCGCTCATCCGAACACGGCAGACCGACGAGGCCCGCAAGCTGCTCGGTGACGCCGCCAGACAGCATCCCGAGAATCCCGACCTTCAGCGGGCCCTGGGCGACGCGTTCGAGGCCTCGGGGGATCTCGACGCCGCGCTCGGGATTCGCCGCGCGCTGGCCGTCGCGCACAGCGATCGGCCGAGCCTCCGGTTCCAGCTCGCGCGCCTGCTGCTCAGGATGAAGCGATCCGACGAGGCTGCGGTGGAGGCCGAGGGCCTCCTCGTGTCCCTTCGAGGCGCGACCGCCGACGATGATCGCGACGTCGATCAACGAGCGACCTACATGCTTCTCATCGAGGCTCACAGCGACGGAGGGAGACTCGAGGAGGCCGTCAAGGCCTGCGACCGTGCGGAAAAAGAGTTTCCGACCGAGGCGAGGTTCACTCTGAAGAAGGCCGAGCTGCTCCTCCTGACGGGCCGGGAGGGTGACGCCGAAGCCCTCATCAAGGCGGTGGCGACGCGCGGCGGGGCCGACGGCCCCGGGAAACCGGAGGCGTCGGAAGTCTTCTTCCGGGCGGGCGCGACGAAGGAGCGCGATGGGGATATCGCGGCCGCCGAGCACTTCCTCCGTCGATCGATTGAGGCGGATCCCACCAATCATGCCGCGCTGAACTATCTGGGATTCCTCCTTGCGGATCGAGGCGAGAAGCTCCAGGAGTCGCTCGCGATGATTCAAAGGGCCCTGAGCCTCGACGAGGGGAACGGGGCGTACCTCGATTCGCTGGGATGGGCGCTCTACCGGCTCAGGCGCTACGACGAGGCGGAAGCTCCGCTCCGGGCGGCGGCGAGGGCGATCCCGGACGAAGCCGTCGTGCAGGACCACCTCGGGGATCTCTACTGGGCCGTCGGGCGCAAGGACGAGGCTGTGAGGGCATGGGAGGCCGCCATTCGAATCGGCATCGCGGATCCGGACTCCCTCAAGAAGAAAATCTCCCGGGCGGGCGCTACAGCCACACCGGGTCCATGA
- a CDS encoding threonylcarbamoyl-AMP synthase translates to MPAMIAPVILDARGRDEASPEIREAARVISSGGIVVHPTETLYGLAVDPWNDEALRALFELKGREAGRGVIVLVADALGAAGLIDPHLEPAWRPFAERFWPGPLTLVMEPGPRAPAGVLGATGGIAIRWSAGAVAQALVRAVGRPVTSTSANVSGEPPAKSAAEAARIFGAGVDLILDSGPSEAGVPSTLLDLTGGRAVILREGAIPRASIEAVAAHVRMSRTEGGEPA, encoded by the coding sequence GTGCCTGCCATGATCGCGCCCGTCATCCTCGACGCGCGGGGCCGGGACGAGGCGAGCCCGGAGATCCGGGAGGCGGCTCGCGTCATCTCGAGCGGCGGGATTGTGGTTCATCCGACGGAAACCCTCTACGGCCTCGCCGTGGATCCCTGGAACGACGAGGCCCTGCGAGCGTTGTTCGAGCTGAAAGGTCGCGAGGCGGGGCGCGGAGTCATCGTCCTCGTGGCCGACGCCCTCGGCGCCGCCGGGCTGATCGACCCGCACCTCGAGCCGGCGTGGCGGCCTTTCGCCGAGAGATTCTGGCCGGGGCCGTTGACTCTCGTCATGGAACCCGGACCGCGGGCCCCCGCAGGAGTGCTGGGGGCGACGGGCGGGATCGCCATCCGCTGGAGCGCCGGTGCGGTCGCCCAGGCGCTCGTGCGCGCGGTGGGAAGACCGGTCACCTCCACGAGCGCGAACGTCTCGGGGGAGCCGCCGGCGAAGAGCGCCGCGGAGGCGGCCCGGATCTTCGGAGCCGGAGTCGATCTGATCCTCGATTCCGGGCCGAGCGAGGCCGGTGTCCCGTCCACGCTGCTCGATCTGACGGGGGGTCGGGCGGTCATTCTGAGAGAAGGGGCGATTCCCCGGGCCTCGATAGAGGCCGTGGCGGCCCATGTTAGAATGTCGCGCACCGAGGGAGGCGAACCGGCATGA
- a CDS encoding ribose-phosphate pyrophosphokinase, with product MDRDIRIFSGSASATLAKAICTYLDLPLGQANLSRFSDGECYCQILENVRGSDVFVIQSTCPPVNDNLMELLVMLDAFKRSSASRITAVIPYYGYARQDRKDKPRVPISAKLVADLITAAGAERILTVDLHAPAIQGFFNIPVDHLFAAPVFINFIEKLALENLTIVSPDAGGVERARAYAKRLNASLAIIDKRRGEGNIPKVMHLIGDVKGRNVLIVDDIVDTATTLSESARALIREDARGVYGSFTHGVLSAGAVEKLAASNLVRTLVTDSIPLSDEKRAKARIEVLSVAELLGEAIFRIHNNSSVSSLFI from the coding sequence ATGGATCGCGACATCAGGATCTTTTCGGGCAGCGCCAGCGCGACCCTCGCGAAGGCGATCTGCACGTACCTCGATCTGCCCCTCGGGCAGGCCAACCTCTCGCGGTTCTCGGACGGCGAGTGCTACTGCCAGATCCTCGAGAACGTCCGTGGAAGCGACGTCTTCGTCATCCAGTCGACGTGCCCTCCCGTGAACGACAACCTGATGGAGCTCCTCGTGATGCTGGACGCGTTCAAGCGCTCTTCCGCGTCGCGCATCACCGCCGTGATCCCCTACTACGGGTATGCGCGCCAGGATCGGAAGGACAAGCCGCGAGTCCCCATCTCAGCCAAACTCGTCGCGGATCTCATCACGGCGGCCGGCGCGGAGAGAATCCTCACCGTCGACCTTCATGCCCCGGCCATCCAGGGCTTCTTCAACATCCCCGTCGATCACCTTTTCGCCGCCCCCGTCTTCATCAACTTCATCGAGAAGCTGGCGCTGGAGAACCTCACCATCGTCAGCCCCGACGCCGGCGGCGTCGAGAGAGCCCGTGCCTACGCGAAGCGCCTGAACGCGTCGCTCGCCATCATCGACAAGCGCCGGGGCGAGGGAAACATCCCGAAGGTGATGCACCTCATCGGCGATGTGAAGGGGAGAAACGTCCTCATCGTGGACGACATCGTCGATACGGCAACGACGCTCTCCGAGTCGGCCCGCGCGCTCATCCGAGAGGACGCCCGGGGAGTCTACGGGTCGTTCACGCACGGCGTGCTGTCGGCCGGGGCGGTGGAAAAGCTCGCGGCGTCGAACCTCGTCCGCACGCTCGTCACCGATTCGATCCCCCTGTCAGACGAGAAGCGGGCGAAGGCCCGGATCGAAGTTCTCAGCGTCGCTGAGCTCCTGGGCGAGGCGATTTTCAGAATCCACAACAACTCCTCCGTGAGCAGCCTGTTCATCTGA
- the spoVG gene encoding septation regulator SpoVG, with translation MEVTGVRVFPVNEDKLKAFVSVIFDDCFVVSDIKIIHGNNGLFISMPSKKRKNGTFRDIAHPLNNETRRMLEEKILARYNEVLAQPASERASNDGDDGPIETSESTQDIFS, from the coding sequence ATGGAAGTGACGGGAGTCCGGGTTTTTCCGGTCAACGAGGACAAGCTCAAGGCGTTCGTGAGCGTGATCTTCGACGACTGTTTCGTCGTCAGCGACATCAAGATCATCCACGGCAACAACGGCCTGTTCATCTCGATGCCCAGCAAGAAGAGGAAGAACGGAACATTCAGGGACATCGCGCACCCTCTCAACAACGAGACGCGTCGAATGCTCGAGGAGAAAATCCTCGCCAGGTACAATGAGGTCCTCGCGCAGCCCGCGTCCGAGCGTGCGTCGAACGATGGCGACGACGGGCCAATCGAGACGTCCGAGTCGACCCAGGACATCTTCTCCTGA
- a CDS encoding RNA methyltransferase, whose translation MSDRQRDQGPPSLAGIPTVGRSSPLVRDVRALAGDAALRRSRRLAVAEGIHLAQEALRRPAAIRHALVSPRLLRSEEGQRLPRALAVAGVDTRAIDDPLLASLSRVESHQGVLLLVERPEWAEEHLIGPAPPPRVLVACAVQDPGNLGALARVTEAASGTGFVCAGGADPFSPRALRASAGSLLRLPVVESASPSDAVASCRRLGLRLVGTSPRARTGYRDAELGGALALFVGSEGPGLDAELSRRLDLEVSIPMKPGVESLNVATAAAVILFEAVARK comes from the coding sequence GTGAGCGACCGCCAGCGCGACCAGGGGCCGCCGTCCCTCGCGGGGATCCCGACGGTGGGACGGTCGTCGCCTCTCGTGCGCGACGTGCGCGCGCTGGCGGGCGACGCAGCGCTGCGCCGCTCCCGCCGCCTGGCGGTCGCCGAAGGGATTCACCTGGCGCAGGAGGCGCTTCGGCGTCCCGCGGCGATCCGTCACGCGCTCGTCTCCCCCCGCCTCCTCCGCTCCGAGGAGGGGCAGAGACTCCCGCGGGCGCTCGCCGTCGCCGGAGTCGATACGCGCGCGATCGATGACCCCCTGCTCGCCTCTCTCAGCCGCGTGGAATCGCATCAGGGCGTCCTTCTCCTCGTCGAGCGGCCCGAGTGGGCGGAGGAACATCTCATCGGACCGGCGCCGCCTCCGCGCGTGCTCGTCGCGTGCGCCGTCCAGGATCCCGGAAACCTCGGCGCGCTGGCTCGCGTCACCGAGGCGGCGTCCGGCACGGGGTTCGTCTGCGCGGGCGGCGCGGATCCTTTCTCGCCGCGGGCGCTGCGGGCCAGCGCGGGATCCCTCCTGCGACTTCCCGTCGTCGAGTCCGCGTCCCCCTCCGATGCGGTCGCCTCGTGCCGCCGGCTGGGACTGAGGCTCGTCGGGACCTCGCCCCGGGCTCGGACAGGATATCGCGACGCCGAGCTCGGCGGCGCGCTGGCCCTCTTCGTTGGCTCGGAGGGCCCCGGGCTCGACGCGGAACTGTCGCGACGCCTCGACCTCGAGGTGAGCATCCCGATGAAACCGGGCGTCGAGTCGCTGAACGTGGCGACCGCGGCCGCCGTCATCCTGTTCGAGGCCGTTGCGCGAAAGTGA
- a CDS encoding PDZ domain-containing protein — MRRKHFLATGTLLLVMVSVAAGVVASRAPSNDDESTYGYLRLFNEVLALVKNSYVEDVPQDDLMKGAYAGLLASLDGESEYVTAAEYQQITGGAGQSDADVGISLTRREGVLFVAAVLSGTDAQAKGLRVGDQIRRIGERSSRDMTLSEAARALRGPGGSSLVISVTRRDEPRREDVEVTRRSLTLPSPRLDPSQDGVAIVRIPSFGSGTTKALAGILDRLQKEKLKRAVFDLRANAWGDVDEAVRSATLLVGPATIAKIHDRRGGEKAIAGTGARSAWTGEALLLTDAGTAHAAEIFVGALVDAGVAKQGGETTLGRGGEQEILPLANGDYISLTVRKYVSPSGKAWHGTGLAPTVSLPSDPNAPFKERADRQLRKAVDWFKDSSQGAKAA; from the coding sequence ATGCGTCGAAAGCATTTCCTGGCGACGGGGACGCTGCTCCTCGTCATGGTCTCCGTCGCAGCCGGAGTCGTGGCGAGCCGGGCGCCGTCGAATGATGACGAAAGCACGTACGGGTACCTCCGGCTCTTCAACGAGGTCCTGGCGCTCGTCAAGAACAGCTACGTCGAGGACGTTCCGCAGGACGATCTCATGAAGGGAGCGTACGCGGGGCTTCTCGCGTCTCTCGACGGCGAGAGCGAGTACGTGACGGCCGCCGAGTACCAGCAGATCACCGGCGGTGCCGGACAGAGTGACGCCGACGTGGGCATCTCGCTGACTCGCCGGGAGGGGGTTCTTTTCGTCGCCGCAGTTCTGTCGGGGACCGATGCTCAGGCCAAAGGGCTGCGCGTCGGGGACCAGATCCGCCGAATCGGCGAGCGTTCGTCCCGCGACATGACGCTCAGCGAGGCCGCGCGGGCGCTGCGCGGGCCGGGCGGGAGCAGCCTCGTCATCTCCGTGACGCGACGGGATGAGCCACGGCGGGAGGACGTCGAGGTCACGAGGCGGAGCTTGACACTGCCCTCGCCGCGGCTCGATCCCTCGCAGGATGGCGTCGCGATCGTGCGTATCCCTTCCTTCGGCTCGGGCACGACGAAGGCGCTCGCGGGCATCCTCGACCGACTGCAGAAAGAGAAACTGAAGAGGGCTGTCTTCGATCTGCGCGCCAACGCCTGGGGCGACGTCGACGAGGCCGTCCGATCGGCGACCCTTCTCGTGGGCCCGGCGACGATCGCGAAGATCCACGACCGGCGGGGAGGTGAAAAGGCCATCGCGGGCACCGGCGCCAGGAGCGCCTGGACCGGAGAAGCCCTCCTTCTCACCGACGCCGGAACCGCGCACGCCGCCGAGATCTTCGTGGGCGCGCTGGTCGACGCCGGCGTCGCGAAGCAGGGAGGGGAGACGACGCTCGGGCGCGGGGGTGAGCAGGAGATCCTGCCGCTCGCGAACGGGGACTACATCTCCCTGACGGTTCGCAAGTACGTGTCTCCGTCCGGAAAGGCCTGGCACGGGACGGGACTCGCGCCTACGGTGTCGCTGCCGTCCGATCCGAACGCGCCGTTCAAGGAGCGGGCCGATCGGCAACTCAGGAAAGCGGTCGACTGGTTCAAGGACTCGTCCCAGGGCGCCAAGGCCGCCTGA
- the ispE gene encoding 4-(cytidine 5'-diphospho)-2-C-methyl-D-erythritol kinase — MAARRVDIDCHAKLNLGLRVERLRADGYHEIRSVLQTITLHDTLVAEESDRVTLEIQCEWAAGPGGDVPSGSSNLVLKAAAQLEKPLGGRGAAMRLTKRIPPGTGLGAASADAAATLLALDRLHGLTLDPTALHRAAAAVGSDVPFFLYGGACLALGRGEEVYPLPDGPKLFLVVIFSRSGLGTPEVYRRWDGLLTSTEKVSRVNDFAPWCLVIRGRQPVVVNDLEPAALDLEPRLGEVRSALLERGASAVSMTGSGSAFFGIFGSGNEAEKAALSLRRAGRAAVTAESLGRQDWERAIWRGAR; from the coding sequence ATGGCCGCCCGCCGCGTCGACATCGACTGCCACGCCAAGCTCAATCTCGGGTTGCGCGTCGAGCGTCTCCGTGCCGACGGATACCACGAGATTCGATCGGTGCTGCAGACGATCACCCTGCACGATACGCTCGTGGCCGAGGAGTCGGATCGAGTCACGCTCGAGATTCAGTGCGAGTGGGCGGCCGGCCCCGGCGGAGACGTGCCTTCGGGATCATCCAATCTGGTTCTGAAGGCCGCCGCCCAGCTCGAGAAACCCCTCGGGGGCCGCGGGGCCGCGATGCGGCTCACGAAACGGATCCCCCCGGGGACGGGCCTCGGCGCGGCCAGTGCCGATGCGGCCGCGACCCTGCTCGCCCTCGATCGGCTCCACGGCCTGACGCTGGATCCGACGGCACTCCATCGTGCCGCGGCCGCCGTGGGCTCGGATGTCCCTTTCTTTCTGTACGGAGGCGCCTGCCTCGCGCTCGGCCGGGGCGAAGAGGTGTACCCGCTGCCCGACGGCCCGAAGCTGTTCCTCGTCGTGATCTTCTCTCGATCTGGACTCGGCACTCCGGAGGTCTATCGGCGCTGGGACGGTTTGTTGACATCGACGGAGAAGGTAAGTAGAGTGAACGACTTCGCACCTTGGTGCCTGGTCATCCGGGGGCGCCAGCCAGTCGTCGTCAACGATCTCGAGCCGGCGGCGCTGGATCTGGAACCTCGATTGGGTGAGGTGCGATCCGCCCTCCTGGAGCGCGGGGCTTCCGCGGTTTCCATGACAGGAAGCGGATCCGCGTTCTTCGGGATCTTCGGCTCGGGGAACGAGGCCGAGAAGGCCGCGCTCAGCCTCAGGCGGGCCGGGCGCGCGGCGGTAACGGCGGAGAGCCTCGGGCGGCAGGACTGGGAGCGGGCGATCTGGCGCGGCGCCAGGTAA
- a CDS encoding alkaline phosphatase family protein → MIPSLRPRAIIARAALMLIVCFGFFSGAPAAPRVVVIGFDGADSRLVEQYMGEGKLPNLARLKEDGAYSPLTPTNPPQTPVSWSAFATGTNPGKTGIFDFLKKMPGRAYVPTLAFVSETSKPFALGSATAPAVGLVLLVLAFSIAAVAARLAGARGRTLVVVALVAALGAGGGGYLLAARCLPEEVPWAVNNRQGETFWGILARRGVKERVIRVPQCFPAEEIPGGEFLSGLGVPDMRGRVGTPSYYTSEPGFKVHDNEFSVEVIPLPARRGVLETSIYGPFNKPFYDYPIERAAAAAEQKDRRRVRDELRRKLDERGVKQRLDIPLTLRVAADGESLTLETAGESRTLKPGEWSDFVVLKFPMNALVDRLAPLRGIVRFKLISTSPELRLYMSPVNFHPGTQPVPFSYPVGFASQIAGRMGLFKTLGWAIDTWSLPTKLVDDDFFVEDMDFTVDGEEKLMTSLLDDKSVGLFVQVFEFTDRIGHMFWRYMDPRHPLYSPERAAKYQQAMLKSYQRMDTIVGEARRLAGPDAIFIVCSDHGFSSWRRGVNYNTWLVKNGFMTIVGDAGETKTLEDLFETHELFEQVDWSRTRAYAMGLGGIYINLAGRETQGSVAPGEEYEAVRSQIIAGLESLVDPSTGERPIHKVYRREEIYSGFDPVVMPDLRVANNLGYRIGWQTALGEVPRELFEDEMKAWSGDHCSLDPSVVKGILFVNRKLSRADPHIMDIFPTVLKAYDAPIPDTVDGHPLF, encoded by the coding sequence ATGATCCCGTCCCTTCGGCCGCGCGCGATCATCGCGCGCGCGGCGCTCATGCTCATCGTCTGCTTCGGCTTCTTCTCCGGTGCGCCCGCGGCCCCGAGGGTCGTCGTGATCGGTTTCGACGGCGCCGACAGCCGCCTCGTCGAGCAGTACATGGGGGAGGGGAAGCTCCCCAACCTCGCCCGGCTCAAGGAGGACGGAGCGTACTCGCCGCTCACGCCGACGAACCCTCCGCAGACGCCCGTGAGCTGGTCGGCCTTCGCGACGGGAACGAATCCGGGGAAGACCGGGATCTTCGATTTCCTGAAGAAGATGCCCGGGCGCGCCTACGTCCCGACGCTCGCATTCGTGAGCGAGACGAGCAAGCCGTTCGCGCTCGGCTCGGCAACGGCCCCCGCGGTCGGGCTCGTGCTCCTCGTCCTCGCGTTCTCGATCGCGGCCGTCGCGGCGCGGCTGGCCGGTGCGCGCGGGAGAACGCTCGTCGTCGTCGCGCTCGTCGCCGCGCTCGGCGCCGGCGGCGGAGGGTACCTCCTCGCCGCCCGCTGCCTGCCGGAGGAGGTCCCCTGGGCGGTCAACAACCGACAGGGGGAGACGTTCTGGGGAATTCTCGCGCGACGCGGCGTGAAGGAGCGCGTGATCCGGGTCCCGCAGTGCTTCCCGGCGGAGGAGATCCCGGGAGGGGAGTTCCTTTCGGGGCTCGGGGTTCCGGACATGCGCGGAAGGGTCGGAACGCCGTCGTATTACACCTCGGAACCGGGGTTCAAGGTCCATGACAACGAGTTCAGCGTCGAGGTGATCCCGCTTCCCGCGCGCAGGGGCGTCCTCGAGACGTCGATTTACGGGCCGTTCAACAAGCCTTTCTACGACTACCCGATCGAGCGGGCGGCCGCCGCGGCGGAACAGAAGGACAGGAGGCGTGTGCGCGACGAACTCCGCCGCAAGCTCGACGAGCGGGGCGTGAAACAACGGCTCGACATCCCGCTGACGCTGCGCGTCGCGGCCGACGGGGAGTCCCTCACTCTCGAGACGGCGGGTGAGAGCCGGACGCTGAAGCCGGGAGAGTGGAGCGACTTCGTCGTCCTGAAGTTCCCGATGAATGCGCTCGTGGACCGCCTGGCACCGCTTCGGGGGATCGTGCGCTTCAAGCTCATCTCGACCTCCCCCGAGCTCCGCCTCTACATGTCGCCCGTCAACTTCCATCCGGGAACCCAGCCCGTTCCTTTCTCCTACCCCGTGGGATTCGCCTCGCAGATCGCGGGAAGGATGGGGCTCTTCAAGACGCTGGGATGGGCGATCGACACGTGGTCGCTCCCGACGAAGCTCGTCGACGACGACTTTTTCGTGGAGGACATGGATTTCACGGTCGACGGCGAGGAGAAGTTGATGACGTCCCTGCTCGACGACAAGAGCGTCGGCCTCTTCGTGCAGGTGTTCGAGTTCACGGACCGCATCGGCCACATGTTCTGGCGCTACATGGATCCACGCCATCCGCTCTACTCCCCGGAGCGCGCCGCGAAGTACCAGCAGGCGATGCTGAAGAGTTACCAGCGGATGGATACCATCGTCGGCGAGGCTCGCCGCCTCGCGGGACCCGACGCGATCTTCATCGTCTGCTCGGACCACGGCTTCTCGTCGTGGCGTCGCGGCGTCAACTACAACACGTGGCTGGTGAAGAACGGATTCATGACGATCGTCGGGGATGCCGGCGAGACCAAGACGCTGGAAGATCTGTTCGAGACGCACGAGCTCTTCGAGCAGGTCGACTGGTCGAGAACCAGGGCGTACGCGATGGGGCTCGGCGGCATCTACATCAACCTCGCCGGCCGCGAAACGCAGGGGAGCGTCGCGCCGGGCGAGGAGTACGAGGCCGTCCGGAGCCAGATCATCGCGGGGCTCGAGTCGCTCGTCGATCCGTCCACTGGAGAGCGCCCCATCCACAAGGTGTACCGCCGGGAGGAGATCTACAGCGGGTTCGATCCCGTCGTCATGCCGGACCTGAGAGTGGCGAACAACCTCGGATACCGCATCGGCTGGCAGACGGCCCTCGGTGAGGTTCCGCGCGAGCTGTTCGAGGACGAGATGAAGGCGTGGAGCGGAGATCACTGCTCCCTCGATCCGTCGGTCGTGAAGGGAATCCTCTTCGTCAATCGAAAGCTGTCGAGGGCGGATCCGCACATCATGGACATCTTTCCAACGGTGCTGAAGGCCTATGACGCGCCGATCCCGGACACGGTCGACGGACACCCGCTGTTCTGA